From a single Streptomyces aurantiacus genomic region:
- a CDS encoding GntR family transcriptional regulator, with protein sequence MVSSNDAWMGEAQPYLAPRRTGERDAWSAEAAAHNRRGSQRLLAVEDVDPPGPVRDFLNVGPGEKVVVRRRLILLDGEPVELADSYYPAHIAHGTRLAERGKIPGGAVTLLAALGFIPEDDPLEDVSADTATPSQCEALGLASGAPVLVLTRFTTSAAGEPMEVSVMTMTRHLQYRQRKQAV encoded by the coding sequence ATGGTGAGCAGCAACGACGCTTGGATGGGTGAAGCCCAGCCGTATCTCGCACCGCGCCGGACAGGGGAACGTGACGCCTGGAGCGCTGAAGCCGCAGCGCACAACCGACGCGGCAGCCAGCGTCTGCTTGCAGTCGAAGACGTGGACCCTCCGGGCCCCGTGCGTGACTTCCTCAATGTGGGACCGGGCGAGAAGGTCGTAGTCCGTCGACGACTGATCCTGCTCGATGGCGAGCCAGTTGAACTGGCCGACTCGTACTATCCGGCCCACATCGCCCATGGCACCCGCCTGGCCGAGCGCGGCAAGATCCCTGGAGGTGCGGTCACACTGCTCGCCGCACTGGGATTCATTCCCGAAGACGACCCGCTCGAAGATGTCTCCGCAGATACGGCCACGCCCAGCCAATGCGAGGCCCTGGGCTTGGCGTCCGGCGCGCCCGTGCTGGTACTGACGCGATTCACCACGTCCGCTGCCGGAGAACCGATGGAGGTCAGCGTTATGACCATGACGCGACACCTTCAGTATCGACAGAGGAAGCAGGCCGTCTGA
- a CDS encoding GntR family transcriptional regulator, translating to MARSFEDKRSAHQKIAAGLRRQITRGDLAPGAQLPSTPVLMEQYGVAGTTIQKALLMLKEEELLLGQPGKGVFVKGSTQQAISPAVYMPPASAGEPYRWISEAEKRSQRGSSKLLEVAVVTPPYEVARALGLEEGGQSLLRKQILLLDEEPTELTRSYYPLELAEGTAMMEHRRIRGGTPTLLSELGHPPREFVDEVSSEIPTEEEVVALELPKDMPVMLTFRIVFSDDERPIEVSLLAKAAHRYRMRYRLVVP from the coding sequence ATGGCTAGATCGTTCGAAGACAAGCGGTCGGCCCACCAGAAGATCGCTGCGGGGCTGCGGCGCCAGATCACACGAGGAGACCTCGCGCCAGGGGCGCAGCTTCCATCCACTCCCGTCTTGATGGAGCAGTACGGGGTCGCCGGGACCACAATCCAGAAGGCCCTCCTTATGCTGAAAGAAGAGGAGCTTCTGCTTGGGCAGCCAGGCAAGGGCGTTTTCGTCAAGGGGAGTACGCAGCAAGCCATTTCGCCTGCGGTCTACATGCCACCCGCTTCTGCAGGAGAGCCTTACCGGTGGATCAGCGAGGCCGAGAAGCGTTCGCAACGCGGTTCGTCGAAGCTGCTCGAGGTGGCAGTGGTGACCCCGCCCTACGAGGTGGCGCGGGCGCTCGGGCTGGAGGAGGGCGGCCAGTCCCTGCTTCGGAAGCAGATTCTGCTCCTGGACGAGGAGCCCACCGAGCTGACCCGGTCGTACTACCCGCTTGAGCTGGCCGAAGGCACGGCCATGATGGAGCACCGAAGGATTCGCGGAGGGACACCTACGCTCCTCAGTGAATTGGGCCACCCACCTCGGGAATTCGTGGATGAAGTTTCCTCGGAGATCCCCACGGAGGAAGAGGTGGTAGCCCTTGAGCTCCCCAAGGACATGCCCGTGATGCTGACGTTTCGCATCGTCTTCTCGGATGATGAGCGCCCGATCGAGGTGTCGCTCCTCGCGAAAGCCGCGCACCGGTACCGCATGCGCTACCGGCTGGTCGTTCCCTGA
- a CDS encoding GNAT family N-acetyltransferase, producing the protein MPYPIRIVGDQVVLREVTLDDVDDVLAIIGDDAVTTWLSFDSRDRAQAVTMIEGVIKRAQQEPRTEFYLGVTKHNDDRVIGFARIGLSGVQAGKLGYAIAAKEWGHGYATDAARALVTYAVKEIGLHRISAAIGPDNAGSISVVQQLGFTREGTLRDHVFTNGQWRDSVLFSVLAHEWSW; encoded by the coding sequence GTGCCGTATCCGATCCGCATCGTCGGTGACCAGGTCGTCCTGCGCGAGGTCACTCTCGATGACGTCGACGATGTCCTGGCAATCATCGGCGACGACGCCGTCACGACGTGGCTGAGCTTCGACAGCCGCGACCGTGCTCAGGCCGTCACCATGATCGAGGGCGTGATCAAGCGCGCTCAGCAGGAGCCCCGGACCGAGTTCTACCTCGGGGTGACCAAGCACAACGACGACCGCGTGATCGGATTCGCCCGGATCGGGCTCAGCGGCGTCCAGGCCGGGAAGCTCGGCTACGCCATCGCAGCAAAGGAGTGGGGCCACGGCTATGCCACGGACGCAGCCCGCGCTCTCGTCACGTACGCGGTCAAGGAGATCGGTCTCCACCGGATCAGCGCGGCGATCGGGCCGGACAACGCCGGCTCGATCTCCGTCGTGCAGCAGCTCGGTTTCACTCGCGAAGGCACGCTGCGGGACCACGTCTTTACGAACGGACAGTGGCGCGACAGCGTTCTGTTCTCTGTTCTCGCCCACGAGTGGAGCTGGTGA
- a CDS encoding GIY-YIG nuclease family protein — translation MTRSRALFLYAISSAEQPAPVKIGKTVDVAKRLQQLQTASPLPLQVWWSRETTDPTLEAKLHRHFADRRMSGEWFRLEGSDWPTRVAEIAEFLEEPHDGPLERPSRRPTRQEMGITVTHGHRPPSGLPEYSREGAGTGDRCLCGHSVASHVGSSPYTCTSTNTGWAACDPCECSSFRSTVPWSLAAWLAYTQGCLRCQAALESSQSERARLG, via the coding sequence ATGACCCGGTCAAGGGCTCTCTTCCTCTACGCCATCAGCAGCGCTGAGCAACCAGCTCCTGTCAAGATCGGCAAGACGGTTGATGTCGCCAAAAGACTTCAGCAGCTGCAGACAGCCTCGCCGCTCCCGCTGCAAGTGTGGTGGAGTCGGGAGACGACTGATCCAACGCTCGAAGCCAAACTGCACCGTCACTTCGCCGATCGTCGGATGTCTGGTGAGTGGTTCCGTCTTGAAGGCTCTGACTGGCCAACGCGGGTTGCTGAGATAGCTGAGTTCCTTGAAGAACCTCACGACGGCCCCCTCGAAAGGCCCTCACGTCGGCCTACGCGCCAGGAGATGGGCATCACCGTGACACACGGCCATCGCCCTCCCAGCGGTCTTCCCGAGTACTCCCGGGAGGGAGCAGGCACAGGAGATCGCTGCCTTTGCGGCCACTCTGTGGCCTCGCATGTCGGCTCCTCTCCCTACACCTGCACCTCTACGAACACGGGGTGGGCGGCTTGCGACCCGTGTGAGTGTTCGTCGTTCCGAAGCACCGTGCCGTGGTCGCTCGCAGCCTGGTTGGCATACACACAGGGCTGCCTTCGATGTCAGGCAGCCCTGGAGAGCTCTCAATCCGAACGAGCCCGCCTCGGCTGA
- a CDS encoding helix-turn-helix domain-containing protein, whose amino-acid sequence MTDLFEAVDALLSRPADVLPPPDVRARLRKTSGLTQEEVADAFGVHRMAFLRWENGQSMPRPKHRAAYLRLLKGWAAKHPEAAEGFTLTEAC is encoded by the coding sequence GTGACCGATCTGTTTGAGGCCGTGGACGCGCTGCTCAGCCGACCCGCGGATGTTCTTCCTCCGCCTGATGTTCGGGCCCGGCTTCGCAAGACGTCCGGTCTGACGCAGGAAGAGGTTGCCGACGCGTTCGGTGTCCATCGGATGGCTTTTCTGCGTTGGGAGAACGGTCAGTCCATGCCGCGTCCCAAGCACCGTGCTGCTTACCTGCGACTGCTCAAGGGGTGGGCTGCAAAGCATCCTGAGGCCGCAGAGGGCTTCACGCTCACGGAGGCGTGCTGA
- a CDS encoding helix-turn-helix domain-containing protein yields the protein MSDFHAIDTLLAASPSDLTPLPPAQERRRLREGLHLTRAELAQALKVSPSAVGGWEAGRDPSGKEVREAYAYFLEGARTKLDAAAAADGQLEDDKLAEAEQTAGQDDAAVDVLAAPQPCVLCGQPARHQVEGFPQHLDPAECVPAASASAPAQAQKPAPRPASQKPAQARKPGQAAGSVKVMPVGRRAQAASDTPDLIGSAVAAALAEHAGDVDAATAALIKRAIPDAMALLDHTRRGGRYDVVAHPWLPDILRKQTARGADQVWEARPKWSRPELPAGEHEITALDINGAYLSAWKTHLPLGQLEHTTGNHHDRRRAGLHLITPPVWEHEAVLPNPVGNRDEPGPLWVTEPTLRLLLRLSGPKYGLCDPPQIHESWTSGATEGLLEKFRIALKDARDRAIAEDDTVTLEYVKAMYSKFVSTLGESNYNRELYRTDWMHLIRSQAFANLWWKAHRAYDHGLMVVRAMGTDELHVTGDWRAVFPEGRGVTEVKVKDVYTVGTGNGPAHEPPEGVS from the coding sequence GTGAGTGACTTCCATGCGATCGATACCCTGCTTGCGGCCTCGCCCTCGGACCTAACCCCGTTGCCGCCAGCTCAGGAGCGGCGCCGGCTGCGCGAAGGCCTGCACCTCACGCGCGCGGAACTCGCGCAGGCCCTGAAGGTGAGTCCGTCGGCCGTCGGTGGATGGGAGGCAGGCCGCGACCCCAGCGGCAAGGAGGTGCGGGAGGCGTACGCGTACTTCCTCGAGGGAGCCCGCACCAAGCTGGACGCCGCGGCAGCGGCCGACGGCCAGCTAGAGGACGACAAGCTGGCGGAAGCCGAGCAGACCGCCGGCCAGGACGACGCCGCCGTTGACGTCCTGGCCGCCCCTCAGCCGTGTGTGCTGTGCGGGCAGCCGGCCCGGCATCAGGTCGAAGGGTTCCCCCAGCACTTGGATCCTGCTGAGTGCGTCCCGGCCGCGTCCGCGTCTGCACCCGCGCAGGCACAGAAGCCCGCGCCCCGCCCGGCATCGCAGAAGCCGGCTCAGGCCAGGAAGCCGGGGCAAGCAGCTGGCAGTGTGAAGGTGATGCCGGTGGGCCGCCGGGCGCAGGCGGCCTCCGACACCCCGGACCTGATCGGCTCCGCGGTGGCGGCCGCGCTCGCCGAACACGCTGGCGACGTTGACGCCGCGACGGCCGCGCTCATCAAGCGGGCGATCCCGGACGCGATGGCGCTCCTGGATCACACCCGTAGGGGCGGACGCTACGACGTCGTCGCCCATCCGTGGCTGCCCGACATCCTGCGCAAGCAGACCGCCCGCGGCGCCGACCAGGTCTGGGAGGCCCGCCCGAAGTGGAGCCGGCCGGAGCTCCCCGCGGGCGAGCACGAGATCACGGCGCTGGACATCAACGGCGCCTACCTCTCCGCGTGGAAGACGCACCTGCCGCTCGGCCAGCTCGAACACACCACCGGCAACCACCACGACCGCCGCCGCGCCGGCCTGCACCTGATCACCCCGCCCGTGTGGGAGCACGAGGCGGTGCTGCCGAACCCGGTCGGCAACCGCGACGAGCCGGGCCCCCTGTGGGTCACCGAGCCCACCCTGCGCCTGCTGCTGCGCCTGTCGGGGCCGAAGTACGGGCTGTGCGACCCGCCTCAGATCCACGAGTCGTGGACGTCCGGGGCGACCGAGGGCCTGCTGGAGAAGTTCCGCATCGCACTGAAGGACGCCCGGGACCGGGCCATCGCCGAGGACGACACGGTCACCCTGGAGTACGTGAAGGCGATGTACTCGAAGTTCGTCTCGACACTGGGGGAGTCGAACTACAACCGGGAGCTCTACCGCACCGACTGGATGCACCTCATCCGCTCCCAGGCGTTCGCCAACCTGTGGTGGAAGGCCCACCGCGCCTACGACCACGGCCTGATGGTCGTCCGCGCGATGGGCACCGACGAACTCCACGTCACCGGCGACTGGCGGGCCGTCTTCCCCGAAGGCCGCGGCGTCACCGAAGTGAAGGTCAAAGACGTCTACACCGTGGGCACCGGCAACGGCCCGGCCCACGAGCCTCCTGAGGGCGTCTCCTAG
- a CDS encoding transcriptional regulator: MPERNIEFGKYGAHGIKGHEAVARQLDALAGYIATPVTARRGLLARLHYLTRTDHARQAARAAGLTVTDRTLRAWQTGTRTPSRRNLAALEQAYRTVRRENVARYLTARLNKDGRGTRVEIHPINQSRVDRPRQRAVEFRTMNVRRWERIVAAWAAGNNQELDEAWVDQVVDLGSQWGQYEYVTNVGFAA, from the coding sequence ATGCCTGAGCGGAACATCGAGTTCGGCAAGTACGGCGCCCACGGCATCAAAGGCCACGAAGCCGTCGCCCGGCAGCTGGACGCCCTCGCCGGCTACATCGCCACCCCGGTCACCGCACGGCGAGGCCTGCTCGCCCGGCTCCACTACCTCACCCGTACTGACCACGCCCGCCAGGCCGCCCGCGCGGCCGGACTGACCGTCACCGACCGCACCCTGCGCGCCTGGCAGACCGGAACCCGCACACCCTCCCGCCGCAACCTCGCCGCGCTCGAGCAGGCCTACCGCACCGTGCGCCGCGAAAACGTCGCCCGCTACCTCACCGCCCGCCTCAACAAGGACGGCCGCGGCACCCGCGTGGAAATCCACCCCATCAACCAGTCCCGAGTCGACCGGCCCCGCCAGCGCGCCGTCGAGTTCCGCACGATGAACGTCCGCCGGTGGGAGCGCATCGTCGCCGCGTGGGCAGCCGGCAACAACCAGGAACTGGACGAGGCGTGGGTGGACCAGGTCGTCGACCTCGGCTCGCAGTGGGGCCAGTACGAGTACGTGACCAACGTCGGCTTCGCCGCATGA
- a CDS encoding DUF4365 domain-containing protein: MAGDIDDPSTPAGLARLDARESDERDLVDGQLPMSAREEQISLAFTRMITYAAGCAVKTHDTDYEGVDLTITSSVEYKRILGPQFDLQLKATIQHSRLAEEHLAWPMKVKPFRKLVRGNNGKRHIPAYLGVLLLPEDATKWVDVDENRLITESRMFWQAASEFPGETTSQLTQTVHLPRSNLFTVEQLLRIMETIGNNEGGAR; encoded by the coding sequence ATGGCAGGCGACATCGATGACCCGTCGACCCCGGCGGGTCTTGCGCGCCTCGATGCCCGCGAGAGTGATGAGCGAGACTTGGTAGATGGGCAGCTGCCCATGAGTGCGCGGGAAGAGCAGATCAGCCTCGCGTTCACTCGGATGATCACGTACGCCGCTGGCTGTGCCGTCAAGACGCACGATACGGACTATGAGGGCGTGGATCTCACCATCACGTCGTCTGTGGAGTACAAGAGGATCCTTGGTCCGCAGTTTGATTTGCAACTGAAGGCCACGATCCAGCACAGTCGCCTCGCCGAGGAGCACTTGGCGTGGCCGATGAAGGTCAAGCCCTTTCGCAAGCTGGTGAGGGGTAACAACGGTAAACGGCACATCCCTGCATATCTGGGAGTGCTACTACTTCCAGAAGACGCGACCAAGTGGGTAGACGTCGATGAGAACCGTCTGATCACCGAGAGTCGCATGTTCTGGCAGGCAGCGTCAGAGTTCCCGGGCGAGACGACGTCGCAGTTGACCCAGACAGTCCACCTACCCAGAAGTAACCTGTTCACGGTTGAGCAGTTGCTCCGCATCATGGAGACCATCGGGAACAACGAGGGAGGTGCCAGGTGA